A section of the Melopsittacus undulatus isolate bMelUnd1 chromosome 3, bMelUnd1.mat.Z, whole genome shotgun sequence genome encodes:
- the ID2 gene encoding DNA-binding protein inhibitor ID-2 has product MKAFSPVRSVRKNGLSEHNLGISRSKTPVDDPMSLLYNMNDCYSKLKELVPSIPQNKKVSKMEILQHVIDYILDLQIALDSHPSIVSLHHQRPGQNPSSRTPLTTLNTDISILSLQASEFPSELMSSDSKALCG; this is encoded by the exons ATGAAAGCCTTCAGCCCAGTGCGATCCGTCAGGAAAAACGGCCTCTCGGAGCACAACCTGGGCATCTCACGGAGCAAGACTCCGGTGGATGACCCCATGAGCCTGCTGTACAACATGAATGACTGCTACTCcaagctgaaggagctggtgccCAGCATCCCGCAGAACAAGAAAGTGAGCAAGATGGAAATCCTGCAGCACGTTATCGACTACATCCTGGACCTGCAGATCGCCCTGGACTCGCACCCCAGCATCGTCAGCCTGCACCACCAGAGACCTGGGCAAAATCCTTCCTCCAGAACTCCTCTGACCACCCTAAACACAGATATCAGCATCCTCTCGCTCCAG GCGTCTGAGTTCCCCTCAGAGCTCATGTCGAGCGACAGCAAAGCACTTTGTGGCTGA